One window of the Sulfitobacter sp. HNIBRBA3233 genome contains the following:
- a CDS encoding acyl-CoA thioesterase, which produces MPYEYPQKVLFKHCDPAGIVFYPRYFEMINDCVEGFFDDVIGVPFEVLLREGGVPTADISVKFHKPSFHGDRLVLNLSPVRFTAKSFTLEIRALCADEARFTSNSTLVYVGSNGRAADWPDAISTPLKQFSEVTL; this is translated from the coding sequence ATGCCGTATGAGTATCCGCAGAAGGTTCTGTTCAAACACTGCGATCCGGCGGGCATCGTGTTCTACCCGCGCTATTTCGAGATGATAAACGACTGCGTCGAGGGGTTCTTCGACGATGTGATCGGCGTTCCGTTCGAGGTGCTCTTGCGCGAGGGCGGCGTGCCGACGGCAGATATCTCGGTCAAGTTTCACAAGCCCAGCTTTCACGGCGACCGTCTGGTGCTGAACCTGTCTCCGGTGCGCTTTACCGCCAAGAGCTTCACGCTCGAGATCAGGGCGCTGTGCGCGGACGAAGCGCGTTTCACGTCAAATTCGACCCTTGTCTATGTCGGATCGAACGGGCGGGCCGCCGACTGGCCCGACGCAATATCTACTCCTCTCAAGCAATTCAGCGAGGTCACGCTATGA
- a CDS encoding RidA family protein, translating into MSHQIIQPEGWAPAKGYANGILTGDGTLYVGGQIGWTAEQKFECHDFIGQMEQALKNIVAVVEAAGGTPADIVRLTWFVTSKKTYLAHQSEIGKVYRSVIGRSFPAMSMLVVSELVEDEALLEIEATAKIER; encoded by the coding sequence ATGAGCCACCAGATCATCCAGCCCGAAGGCTGGGCACCCGCCAAGGGCTACGCAAACGGTATCCTGACCGGGGACGGGACGCTCTATGTGGGCGGGCAGATCGGATGGACCGCCGAGCAGAAGTTCGAATGCCACGATTTCATCGGGCAGATGGAACAGGCGCTCAAGAACATCGTGGCGGTGGTCGAGGCAGCGGGTGGCACGCCTGCCGACATCGTACGCCTGACGTGGTTCGTGACCTCCAAAAAAACCTACCTTGCCCACCAGAGCGAGATCGGAAAGGTCTACCGCTCGGTGATCGGGCGGAGCTTTCCGGCGATGTCGATGCTGGTCGTGTCCGAACTGGTCGAGGACGAGGCCCTGCTCGAGATCGAGGCAACGGCCAAGATCGAACGCTGA
- a CDS encoding SDR family oxidoreductase, whose translation MRLKDKTAIVTGGAQGFGEGIARKFASEGAKVLIADLNGDRARALADELGGAIATTTNVADADSVRAMADCAMDAWGRIDILVNNAGTTHLPMPMEEVTEDDFDRVFAVNCKSIYLGARVIVPMMKSAGRGAILNVSSTAGLSPRPNLNWYNASKGWVNVATKTMAVELAPKGIRVNALNPVAGETPLLKSFMGEDTPEMRAKFLSTIPLGRFSTAEDMGNAASFLCSDEASMVTGVLMEVDGGRCI comes from the coding sequence ATGAGACTGAAGGATAAGACCGCCATTGTCACCGGTGGTGCGCAGGGGTTCGGTGAAGGCATCGCACGCAAATTCGCGTCAGAGGGGGCGAAAGTGTTGATCGCGGACCTTAACGGCGACCGCGCGCGGGCGCTTGCGGATGAACTGGGCGGTGCCATTGCCACCACGACGAACGTGGCCGATGCCGACAGTGTGCGCGCCATGGCCGATTGCGCGATGGACGCGTGGGGGCGCATTGACATCCTTGTGAACAATGCGGGCACCACGCATCTGCCCATGCCGATGGAAGAGGTGACCGAGGATGATTTCGACCGCGTCTTCGCGGTGAACTGCAAATCCATCTATCTGGGGGCGCGGGTGATCGTGCCGATGATGAAATCGGCCGGTCGCGGTGCGATCCTCAACGTGTCTTCCACGGCGGGTCTGTCCCCGCGACCCAACCTGAACTGGTACAACGCGTCCAAGGGATGGGTGAATGTCGCAACCAAGACCATGGCAGTAGAGCTGGCGCCCAAGGGCATCCGCGTGAACGCGTTGAACCCCGTCGCGGGCGAAACACCGCTGCTGAAATCCTTCATGGGAGAGGACACGCCCGAAATGCGTGCGAAATTCCTGTCGACGATTCCGCTGGGGCGTTTTTCCACCGCCGAGGATATGGGCAACGCCGCGTCTTTCCTGTGCTCCGACGAGGCGAGCATGGTGACAGGTGTGTTGATGGAGGTGGACGGGGGCCGCTGCATCTGA
- a CDS encoding branched-chain amino acid ABC transporter permease, which produces MTRETLFNAVMLALLVLFPLWAWMSDEPFMITLATKAAILALAGVGLNIALGLGGLVSLGHATFFGIGGYAMGILASHAQAYDPILTDPFVLNGTKSMPVIWITAVIASGIVALGIGALSLRTTGVYFIMITLAFGQMFYYFAISWPAYGGEDGLSIYVRNGFPGLNTLDPIQFYGICFVILALALLFNARLARSPFGLALNAARQSAARVETVGMTPYRLRLVAFVISGMITGLAGALFADLNRFVSPTMFSWQLSGEIIVFIIIGGTARLFGPVVGAVVFVALEHILGGLSDYWHIYLGLLLLLIVLFARGGLIGAVAGREKAHG; this is translated from the coding sequence GTGGATGTCGGATGAACCCTTCATGATCACCCTCGCCACCAAGGCCGCAATCCTGGCACTGGCCGGTGTGGGGCTGAACATCGCGCTGGGTCTGGGTGGGCTGGTCAGCCTCGGGCACGCCACGTTTTTCGGGATCGGCGGCTACGCGATGGGCATTCTGGCCAGTCACGCGCAGGCTTACGATCCGATCCTGACCGATCCTTTCGTGCTGAACGGGACGAAATCCATGCCGGTGATCTGGATCACGGCTGTGATTGCCTCGGGCATCGTGGCGCTGGGCATCGGGGCGCTGTCGCTGCGCACCACAGGCGTCTATTTCATCATGATCACGCTCGCCTTCGGGCAGATGTTCTACTATTTCGCGATCAGCTGGCCCGCCTACGGCGGCGAGGACGGGTTATCGATCTATGTGCGCAACGGCTTTCCGGGTCTGAACACGCTGGATCCGATCCAGTTCTACGGCATCTGTTTCGTGATCCTCGCGCTGGCGCTGCTCTTCAACGCGCGGCTGGCCCGCTCGCCCTTTGGTCTTGCGCTGAATGCCGCACGCCAGAGCGCGGCGCGGGTGGAGACCGTGGGCATGACCCCCTACCGGTTGCGGCTGGTGGCCTTTGTGATCTCGGGCATGATTACCGGGCTGGCGGGGGCGCTCTTTGCCGATCTGAACCGGTTCGTCAGCCCGACGATGTTCAGCTGGCAGCTGTCCGGCGAGATCATCGTGTTCATCATCATCGGGGGCACCGCGCGCCTCTTCGGGCCGGTGGTGGGCGCGGTGGTGTTTGTGGCGCTCGAACATATCCTTGGCGGGCTGTCCGACTACTGGCACATCTACCTTGGCCTTTTGTTGCTGCTGATCGTGCTCTTCGCGCGCGGCGGTCTGATCGGCGCTGTCGCCGGACGGGAGAAAGCGCATGGCTGA
- a CDS encoding aldehyde dehydrogenase family protein gives MPVRPFDIDPSHCLIGGRWAACDSGETLPLLDPSDGNTLCDIARGGASDIDRAVAAARAAFDGEWGRATAVERGRVLYRLGEMILEHTDHLAGLEAQDVGKPLTQARADVIALARYMEFYAGAVDKLHGTTIPYLDGYTVYTLREPHGVTGHIVPWNYPMQIIGRSVGAALATGNACVLKPAEEACLTALAFGELATRAGLPAGALNIVPGLGAEAGAALAGHGGVNHISFTGSVGTGRKIQQAAAQHVVPVTLELGGKSPQIVFDDADIASALPFLVNAGIQNAGQTCSASSRILVQRGVYAQVAALMADRYSALRAGPAMHDLEVGPLVSARQKEIVEGFIAKGSDLTLLAQGTVVSDAPAGGAYVAPTLFDGVRPGHTLAQDEIFGPVQVIIPFEDEEEALAIANGTDYGLVAAVWSRDGARQMRLARKLRSGQVFLNNYGAGGGVELPFGGTGLSGHGREKGFEALYGFTTLKTVAARHG, from the coding sequence ATGCCAGTCAGACCGTTCGATATTGATCCGTCCCATTGCCTGATCGGCGGCAGATGGGCCGCCTGCGACAGTGGCGAGACACTGCCGCTGCTCGATCCGTCCGATGGGAATACCCTGTGCGACATCGCGCGCGGCGGCGCGTCCGACATCGACCGCGCAGTCGCCGCCGCGCGGGCCGCGTTCGACGGTGAATGGGGCCGCGCAACGGCGGTGGAACGCGGCCGCGTTCTGTATCGGCTGGGCGAGATGATACTGGAGCATACCGACCACCTTGCCGGTCTTGAGGCGCAGGATGTCGGCAAGCCGCTCACGCAGGCGCGCGCCGACGTGATCGCGCTTGCGCGCTATATGGAGTTCTACGCCGGTGCCGTGGACAAGCTGCACGGCACCACGATCCCCTACCTCGACGGCTACACCGTCTATACCCTGCGCGAACCGCACGGCGTCACTGGCCACATCGTGCCGTGGAATTATCCCATGCAGATCATCGGGCGCTCGGTGGGGGCCGCGCTGGCCACGGGCAACGCCTGTGTTCTCAAACCTGCCGAAGAGGCATGTCTGACGGCGCTCGCCTTCGGCGAACTGGCCACCCGTGCGGGGCTTCCGGCGGGGGCGCTGAACATCGTGCCGGGGCTGGGGGCCGAAGCGGGGGCGGCATTGGCCGGCCATGGCGGGGTCAACCACATCTCCTTTACCGGCTCTGTCGGGACGGGGCGCAAGATCCAGCAGGCGGCGGCGCAGCATGTTGTGCCCGTCACGCTGGAACTGGGCGGCAAATCCCCGCAGATCGTCTTCGACGATGCAGATATTGCGTCGGCGCTGCCGTTTCTGGTGAACGCGGGCATCCAGAATGCCGGACAGACCTGCTCGGCCTCGTCGCGGATACTGGTGCAACGGGGCGTCTATGCGCAGGTCGCGGCGCTGATGGCAGACCGCTATTCGGCGCTGCGCGCAGGGCCCGCGATGCACGATCTCGAGGTCGGCCCGCTGGTGTCGGCCCGCCAGAAAGAGATCGTCGAGGGGTTCATCGCCAAGGGGTCTGACCTGACCCTGCTGGCGCAGGGCACGGTGGTTTCCGATGCGCCCGCGGGCGGTGCCTATGTCGCGCCGACGCTGTTTGACGGCGTGCGGCCGGGCCACACGCTGGCGCAGGACGAAATCTTTGGCCCCGTGCAGGTGATCATCCCCTTCGAGGACGAGGAAGAGGCGCTCGCCATCGCCAACGGCACCGACTACGGCCTCGTCGCCGCTGTCTGGAGCCGCGACGGCGCACGGCAGATGCGTCTGGCGCGCAAGCTGCGCTCGGGGCAGGTGTTCCTGAACAACTACGGCGCCGGCGGCGGGGTTGAGCTGCCTTTCGGCGGCACCGGCCTTTCGGGGCACGGCCGCGAAAAGGGATTCGAGGCGCTCTACGGCTTTACCACGCTCAAAACGGTCGCGGCGCGCCACGGCTGA
- a CDS encoding ABC transporter ATP-binding protein: MADPVLSTFGISKSFGALEASKDISIDLLPGEIHALIGPNGAGKSTLIKQIAGSLRPDRGRVELMGRDITGLGVAERARGGLGRTFQISELAMEDTVLQNVTLGALGAGGSPFRFWRSALGRADLRATAEHALTRVGLADKAATRTSELSHGERRQLEVAVALTLKPKAFVMDEPMAGLGTSGSKTMTTFLDGLRAEAPILLVEHDMDAVFALADRISVLVYGEIIATGTVEEIRKDAAVRAAYLGEEA; encoded by the coding sequence ATGGCTGATCCGGTCCTGTCCACCTTCGGTATCTCCAAGAGCTTCGGCGCGCTGGAAGCGAGCAAGGATATCTCGATCGACCTTCTACCGGGGGAAATCCACGCGCTGATCGGCCCGAACGGCGCGGGCAAATCCACGCTGATCAAACAGATTGCCGGCAGCCTGAGGCCCGACAGGGGCCGCGTTGAACTGATGGGCCGGGACATCACGGGTCTCGGCGTGGCGGAGCGGGCGCGCGGAGGTCTGGGGCGCACCTTCCAGATTTCGGAACTGGCGATGGAAGATACCGTGCTCCAGAACGTCACTCTGGGCGCGCTGGGGGCGGGGGGCAGCCCGTTCCGGTTCTGGCGCAGCGCGCTGGGGCGCGCCGACCTGCGCGCCACTGCGGAACATGCGCTGACCCGTGTGGGCCTTGCCGACAAGGCCGCGACACGCACGTCCGAGCTGTCGCACGGAGAGCGCCGCCAGCTGGAGGTCGCTGTGGCGCTGACGCTGAAGCCAAAAGCCTTCGTGATGGACGAGCCGATGGCGGGTCTGGGCACGTCCGGATCAAAGACGATGACCACCTTTCTGGACGGGCTGCGCGCCGAGGCGCCGATCCTGCTGGTCGAACATGACATGGACGCGGTCTTTGCGCTGGCCGACAGGATCAGCGTGCTGGTCTACGGCGAGATCATCGCGACCGGTACCGTGGAAGAAATCCGCAAGGACGCCGCGGTGCGCGCAGCCTATCTGGGAGAAGAGGCATGA
- a CDS encoding ABC transporter ATP-binding protein, which produces MSLLSLAQVTASYGASQALFGVSLDIGEGEVLALMGRNGMGKSTTIKTICRLLPATSGAIHFAEQDLSRLPAHRAARLGLGLVPEGRRCFTNLTVTQNLHAAARAGHWDAARVATLFPRLEERRDQLAASLSGGEQQMLAIGRALMTNPRLLILDEATEGLAPLVRQEIWDAIAKLKAQTGMSILVVDKSIRELSQIADRAVILERGQDVWTGQMGALDEAVTTKYLGV; this is translated from the coding sequence ATGAGCCTGTTGTCACTCGCACAGGTGACAGCGTCCTATGGCGCGTCGCAGGCCCTGTTCGGCGTGTCACTGGACATTGGCGAGGGCGAAGTGCTGGCGCTGATGGGCCGGAACGGCATGGGCAAGAGCACGACGATCAAGACCATCTGCCGCCTGTTGCCGGCCACTTCGGGCGCTATCCATTTCGCCGAACAGGATCTGTCGCGCCTGCCCGCGCACCGTGCCGCGCGCCTCGGGCTGGGGCTGGTGCCCGAAGGGCGGCGCTGTTTCACCAACCTGACCGTCACGCAGAACCTGCACGCCGCGGCGCGCGCTGGCCACTGGGACGCGGCGCGGGTGGCAACGCTCTTCCCGCGTCTGGAGGAACGCCGCGACCAGCTTGCCGCGTCGCTGTCGGGCGGTGAACAGCAGATGCTGGCGATCGGCCGCGCGTTGATGACAAACCCGCGTCTGCTGATCCTCGACGAGGCGACAGAAGGACTGGCCCCGCTGGTGCGCCAGGAAATCTGGGATGCTATTGCAAAGCTGAAGGCGCAGACGGGCATGTCGATCCTCGTGGTCGACAAATCCATCCGCGAGCTGTCCCAGATCGCCGACCGTGCCGTCATTCTTGAACGCGGGCAGGATGTCTGGACCGGGCAGATGGGCGCGCTCGACGAGGCGGTGACCACAAAGTATCTGGGGGTCTGA